The sequence below is a genomic window from Natrinema salifodinae.
GACCGCGCCGAGCGACCTGCTGCAAGGGCAGGTGATGGCGGAGGTCTCCGCGAATCGCCTCGACGCGGACCAGGTGGCCACGCTGTACGTCAACAACGACTACGGGCAGCAGCTCTCGGAGCAGTACGTCGAGTCCGTCGAGGACGATCAGGGCGGCGAGGCGCTCAGTGAGGTCTCGTTCGAGCCTGAACAGGGCTCGTACACCGGCGAACTCGAGTCCGCGCTGGCCGAGTAGTAACGCGGCACCGCGGTGACCGATCGCGGCCGGACTCCTCTTTCGCCGCCCGCCGATACGCGTCGATAGCTGCCGACCGCCGCTGAGTCGCGCGGACTGCGAGCTACCCGCCGAGGAACTGCTGGCGGACCTCGTCGTCGTTCAGCAGGGCCTCGCCGGCGTCCTCGTATCGGTTCGAGCCCTGAACGAGGACGTAGCCCCGGTCGCAGCGGCGCAAGGCCTCCTTCGCGTTTTGTTCGACGACCAGGACGGCGGTACCGTTGGCGTTGATCGCGTCGACGTGGTCGAACATCTCGTCGACGAGGTCGGGGGCCAAACCCGCGCTGGGTTCGTCGAGCAACAACAGGTCGGGATCGAGCATCAGCGCGCGCCCCATCGCGACCATCTGCTGTTGGCCGCCGCTCATCGAGCCCGCCTTCTGATCCTGTCGCTCGCGTAGCACGGGGAACTGATCGAACACGCTCTCGAGCGCCGCCTCCGGCACCTCGTCGAGGATGTACGCGCCCATCTCGAGGTTCTCGCGGACCGTCAGCGACGGGAAGACGTTGTCGTTCTGGGGAACGTAGCCGATTCCCTCGTGGATGATCTCGTCGGGCGAGCGGCCGGTGATGTCCGCCCGCTTGAACTCGACCGTGCCCCCCATGTACGTCGTCAGTCCGAAGACGGATTTCATGGCCGTCGACTTCCCGGCGCCGTTGGGGCCGACGATGACCACGTACTCGTCTTCGGCCACCTCGAGATCGATACCGTGCAGGATCTGCAGGTCTCCGTAGCCGGCGTCGAGGTCCCTGACGTCGAGCATCGCCATCAGACCTCACCTCCGAGATAGGCTTCGATGACCCGCTCGTTCGAGGTGATCGCGCCGGGCGTCCCCTCGGCCAGGACCGACCCCTGGTGCATGACGATGACCCGCTCGCAGTTCTCCATGATGAGATCCATGTCGTGTTCGACGATCAGAAACGTGTACCCCTCCTCGCGGAGGTCGTGGACGTGTTCGAGCAGCTTCTTCTCGAGCGTGGGGTTGACACCCGCGAACGGCTCGTCGAGCAGGAGCATCTCCGGATCGGTCATCAACGCGCGCGCCAACTCGAGTAGTTTTCGCTGGCCGCCCGAGAGTGTCCCCGCTTTCTCCTCCGCGAGGTGCTGAATCTCGAAAAATTCGAGGGTACCCCACACGCGTTCCAGGAGCTCGCGCTCCTCCCGGACGACGTCCCGGCGGGCGACCGGCAGCACCGATCGCCAGAGCGCTTCGCCCCGCTGGCGTTTCGCCGGCAGCATCAGATTCTCGAGGACTGTCATGTTCGCCATCTCCCGAGCGATCTGGAACGTCCGAACGAGACCGTACTCGGCACAGTAGTAGGGCCTGATGCCGGTGATGTCCTCTCCCTGGAACGTCACCGTCCCGGCGTCTGGTTCGTGGATCCCCGTGATGCAGTTGAACGTCGTCGACTTCCCGGCGCCGTTGGGACCGATCAGTCCGGTCATCGACCCCGACTCGACCGCGAACGTCGCGCCGTCGACGGCCGTGATCCCGCCGAAGCGCTTGACCAGGCCGTCGACGGCCAGTTCGACGTCGTCCATCGATCGATCGGGGCGCTCGCTCGTCAGGGAGTCGGTGGATTCGGCGGTCGTATCGCTCACTGGGTATCACCTCCGCGATCGGAATCGGTTCCAGGTCCGGCTGGGGTCTCGCCTCCGGCCTCGGCGACGGGTCGATCCGTCAGGGGGATCGCTGCCGCCGCCTCCTCCCGATGGCCGAGCAGCCCGTCGGACCGCCGATGCATGAGGAGGACGAGCGCGACGCCCATCAGCACGAACTGCAGCGTCAGGAACTCGTCGAAGGTGTACCGCAGGAGCGGCGCCGGGTTCGCCGAGAGCAGCGGCGCCACGGCGCCGGCGAACGTGTTCGGCGCGTCGCCGACCGTGATGACCTCCTCGATCAGACGGCGCACGTAGCGTGGCCCCTCGAACAGCACCGCGACGAAGAGCCCAGAGCCGAGGACGCTGCCGGTGTTCGAACCGGCGCCACCGATTATCAGTGCGATCCAGATGTAGAACGTGACGTGCGGTCGGAACGCCGTCGGCGTCACGCCGGTGCGGCGGAACCGCCAGAGGATGCCGGCCAGGCCCATCAGAGCACAGCCGAGCACGAACACCTTGATCTTGAATCGATTCGTGTTCTTCCCGAGCGATTGGGCGGCCTCCTCGTCCTCGCGGATCGCTTTGAGGACGCGTCCGAACGGCGATCGACTGGTCCGCTGGATGAGCCAATAGAACCCGATCAGGACGAGTACGAGCACGATCGAATAGGCCAGCGACCGCGCCTGCGTCGGCCCGAAGCCGAACAGGTCGTTCGTGAGGTCGACGAACGAGGAGAACACCTCGAGCTCGAAGATGACGTTCATCGGATCGCCGTAGTTTCGAGTGAGACCGCGACCGCCGCCGGTCCCCAGTTCGGCCCCGAGGACGGAGAACCGCTGGGCCGCGCCCGAGGTGAGCCCCAACCGGACGATCTCCGCGAACGCGATCGTCGTGATCGCGAAGTAGTCGGCCCGAAGGCGCAACGCGGGGATCGCGACGACCAGGCCCGCCAGGCCGGCGGCGGCGACGCCCCCGGCGATCGCGATCGGCATCGGGAGCCCGAGCCCCGGGTACTGCGCGGCGCCGGTCGGATCGACCGGTTTCGCCAGCATCATCGTCACGTACAGGCCGATCGCCATGAACCCCGCGACGCCGATGTTGAACAGACCGGTGTACCCCCAGTGGAGGTTCAGCGCCAGCGTGACCATGCCGTAGACGGCGATCAGGTAGGTCATCCGCCGCAAGGTGTTGACGATCCCGTCGAGGGAGTAGCCGAGCGCGAGTCCGATCGCCGCGTAGACGAGATAGATCGCCGCGAAGGCTACGAGGATCTTCACGGCGTCCCGTTCCCAGAGCGCTTCCAGTCGAGCCCGTGTGTCCGTCGCGTTCACGCTCATGCCGTCGTCTTCCCTCCGAAGAGTCCAGACGGTCTGATTAGCAGGACGAGGATCATCAGCAGGAACGCGGTGATCGTCGTGAAGTCACCGCCGGGGAGCCAGATCATCGACATGTGCATGCCGACGCCGATGACCAGGCCGCCGAAGATGGCCCCGTAGATCGAGCCGATCCCGCCGAGGATCACCGCCGCGAAGATCAGCAACAGCAGCAACCACCCGAACTGCCAGTCGATCGTGCCCGTCCACAGCACCATGAGATAGCCCGCGGTACCGGCGAGGCCGCCGCCGATCAGCCAGGTCCACCGGATCACCCGTTCGGTCGGGATGCCGGTGACGAGGGCCAGGTCTCGGTTGTCCGACATCGCTCGCATCGCTTTCCCGAGTTTCGTCCGCTGGAGCAAGAAGTGAACGCCGAGCATCAGTGCAACCGCGGCGACGATCAACGTCGCGTCGTGGGCGCCGATCGACACGTAGCCGTCGACCAGCAGGAAATCGACGGATGGTACGCTCGCGGTCGTGCCGCGCGTGCTGCTCGAGTAGACGAACACGAGGACGTAGCGAAGTGCGAACGCCACGCCGATGCTCGTGATCAGCAGCGGAATACCGCCCGATCCTCGGACCGGTTTGAAAGCGAAGCGGTCGATCAGCAACACGAAAAGCGCCGTCGCGACGCCGGCCACGAGCAGGCCGGCGAGGACGGCGATCGGCGTCGCGGTGATCGCGATGTCGAGTTGTGCTCCGGAAACCTCGCGCTGAGGCGCGACGAGGACGAGCGGACCGACGCTCGCGACACCCCAGCCAGCGACGAGGTACGTGACTCCCCACCCGAAAAACGCACCCGTCGTCACGTAGTCTCCGTGAGCGAAGTTCGCGAAGTTGAGGATGCTGTAGGTCATCGAGAGCCCGATCCCAGCGAGCCCGATGATCAGCCCGTAGAGGATTCCTTCCGTCACGTATCGAGCGACACGTGAGAGACTGTACGTTCCGTTTGCGAGACCGAGAATCAGGTCCCCCAGCAACGCCACAGCACCGATCCCCACGACCAGTAACAGGAGCTGCTCGGACGAGAGACTTCGACCCCGATTGACCGCCTCATCTACTGTAGACATGCACAGACCTCCGTACGGG
It includes:
- a CDS encoding ABC transporter ATP-binding protein; protein product: MAMLDVRDLDAGYGDLQILHGIDLEVAEDEYVVIVGPNGAGKSTAMKSVFGLTTYMGGTVEFKRADITGRSPDEIIHEGIGYVPQNDNVFPSLTVRENLEMGAYILDEVPEAALESVFDQFPVLRERQDQKAGSMSGGQQQMVAMGRALMLDPDLLLLDEPSAGLAPDLVDEMFDHVDAINANGTAVLVVEQNAKEALRRCDRGYVLVQGSNRYEDAGEALLNDDEVRQQFLGG
- a CDS encoding ABC transporter ATP-binding protein, with protein sequence MDDVELAVDGLVKRFGGITAVDGATFAVESGSMTGLIGPNGAGKSTTFNCITGIHEPDAGTVTFQGEDITGIRPYYCAEYGLVRTFQIAREMANMTVLENLMLPAKRQRGEALWRSVLPVARRDVVREERELLERVWGTLEFFEIQHLAEEKAGTLSGGQRKLLELARALMTDPEMLLLDEPFAGVNPTLEKKLLEHVHDLREEGYTFLIVEHDMDLIMENCERVIVMHQGSVLAEGTPGAITSNERVIEAYLGGEV
- a CDS encoding branched-chain amino acid ABC transporter permease, which encodes MSVNATDTRARLEALWERDAVKILVAFAAIYLVYAAIGLALGYSLDGIVNTLRRMTYLIAVYGMVTLALNLHWGYTGLFNIGVAGFMAIGLYVTMMLAKPVDPTGAAQYPGLGLPMPIAIAGGVAAAGLAGLVVAIPALRLRADYFAITTIAFAEIVRLGLTSGAAQRFSVLGAELGTGGGRGLTRNYGDPMNVIFELEVFSSFVDLTNDLFGFGPTQARSLAYSIVLVLVLIGFYWLIQRTSRSPFGRVLKAIREDEEAAQSLGKNTNRFKIKVFVLGCALMGLAGILWRFRRTGVTPTAFRPHVTFYIWIALIIGGAGSNTGSVLGSGLFVAVLFEGPRYVRRLIEEVITVGDAPNTFAGAVAPLLSANPAPLLRYTFDEFLTLQFVLMGVALVLLMHRRSDGLLGHREEAAAAIPLTDRPVAEAGGETPAGPGTDSDRGGDTQ
- a CDS encoding branched-chain amino acid ABC transporter permease, with the protein product MSTVDEAVNRGRSLSSEQLLLLVVGIGAVALLGDLILGLANGTYSLSRVARYVTEGILYGLIIGLAGIGLSMTYSILNFANFAHGDYVTTGAFFGWGVTYLVAGWGVASVGPLVLVAPQREVSGAQLDIAITATPIAVLAGLLVAGVATALFVLLIDRFAFKPVRGSGGIPLLITSIGVAFALRYVLVFVYSSSTRGTTASVPSVDFLLVDGYVSIGAHDATLIVAAVALMLGVHFLLQRTKLGKAMRAMSDNRDLALVTGIPTERVIRWTWLIGGGLAGTAGYLMVLWTGTIDWQFGWLLLLLIFAAVILGGIGSIYGAIFGGLVIGVGMHMSMIWLPGGDFTTITAFLLMILVLLIRPSGLFGGKTTA